A genomic window from Thunnus maccoyii chromosome 2, fThuMac1.1, whole genome shotgun sequence includes:
- the uchl1 gene encoding ubiquitin carboxyl-terminal hydrolase isozyme L1, with protein sequence MEWTAMEINPEMLNKMMNKLGVGESWRFVDVLGLEGDQLSAVPKPCCALMLLFPLTQQHESFRKQQADKVTGGSEVYFLKQTVVNSCGTIALLHAVGNNKNKLTFDSNSALKKFLDDTAGMSADDRAKQLEKNQAIQEAHNEVAVQGQCRPEADKVNFHFIAFVNVNGQLYEFDGRMNGPVKHGATKDESFVTDAAKVCRGFMEREQGEVRFSAVAFCQS encoded by the exons ATGGAGTGGACCGCGATGGAGATCAACCCTGAG ATGCTGAACAAG ATGATGAATAAGCTAGGCGTGGGTGAAAGCTGGCGCTTCGTGGATGTGCTCGGGCTGGAGGGTGACCAACTCTCCGCCGTCCCGAAACCATGCTGTGCCTTGATGCTGCTCTTCCCTCTGACACAACAG CATGAGTCTTTCAGAAAACAACAGGCAGACAAGGTGACAGGAGGCTCTGAGGTTTATTTCTTGAAGCAGACAGTGGTCAATTCCTGTGGCACCATCGCCCTGCTGCATGCAGTcggcaacaacaaaaacaaattgacATTTG ATAGTAACTCTGCCTTGAAGAAGTTTCTAGATGATACTGCAGGAATGTCTGCTGATGACCGTGCCAAACAACTGGAGAAGAACCAg GCAATCCAAGAGGCTCATAATGAGGTTGCAGTACAGGGCCAGTGTAGG CCGGAAGCAGATAAAGTCAACTTCCACTTTATTGCCTTTGTCAATGTAAATGGACAGCTGTATGAATTCG ATGGGAGAATGAATGGACCTGTAAAACATGGAGCAACCAAAGATGAGTCCTTTGTAACG GATGCAGCCAAAGTGTGCCGCGGATTTATGGAAAGAGAGCAAGGCGAAGTGCGTTTCTCTGCCGTGGCTTTTTGTCAGAGCTAG